GTGGAGCGTGGTGCCGAGGATGACGCCGGTGCGCGCCGGGGTGAGGCTGGCGGGGCTGATGCGCGAATGGCGCAGGGCGTCGTCGATGGCCCAGCGCAGGTAGCGCACCTCGCGGACGGCGCCTGGCATGAAGTCTGCCGGCAGGTCCACGGCCTGGCCGCCGGTCTGGCCAGCGGGGATCGGCTGCTCGAGCGCGGGCATCGAGTTGAAGGCGCGGCGTTTCTCCAGCACGCCCGACCATGTCTCGGCGCAGGTGCGGCCCAGGCAGGTGACGAGACCCGCGCCCGTGATGACGATCCGCTTGCTCACGCACGCTCCTGCGTTTGCCCGGTGCGGGCGGCGGCCTGGTCCTCCACGAACGCGGGGCTGAGGAGCAGCCACTGGTCGGGGTGCTTCTCGACATAACGCGCAATGAGGTTGGTCAGTTCGACGAGCGCCGGGTGCGGCGGGGCGCCGGGCCCGGCCTCGCGCAGGCCGCCCTCTGCGATGATGGGGTCCTCGATGATGATGCGGACCTTGCGGCGGCCAACGCGGAGCGCGAAGACAGGAATGATCGGCGAGCCCGCGGCCATCGCGAGCTTGACGGGGCCGGTGGGGACCTCAAGCGTGCCGCCGAGGAAGGGGAGGCGCACGCCGCGCTGCCCGGGCATGACGCGGTCGGCCTGGATGAGGACGACGTCGTTGGCCTGGAGGCGGTTGCGCAGGTGGAACCAAATCCCCATGCCTTCGTCCACGGGCGTTTCGTTCACGCCCAGGCGGAGGTGGAGCTCCTGGCGGAGGCGCTCGTAGGCGCCGATGGGCTCGCGCTTGAAGACGACGTTGATGTGGGGCTCGTACTCCTTGAGGGCCGCGGCGGCGACCTCGTAGGAGCCCATGTGGGCGACGGCGATCACGGCGCCGCGCCCGGCGGCGCGGGCGGCGAGCAGCTTCTCGTGGCCGATGATCGACTCGACCTCGACGAGCATCTCCTTCTGCGTGCGGCGGGAGTTGCGGCCGACCTCCGCGAAGAACTCGTAGAAGTTGGCGAGCACGGCCTTGCCGAGGCGCACGCGCTCGGGTCGCGAGGAGGATTCGCCGAGGATGCGGCGGGCATTAGCGGTGGTGCCGCGCCGGATGGAGATGGAGGCGAGCCAGGTGCCGTGCACGAAAATGGGCTTGACGAGGTCGACGAACCACGGGGCCCGGGCGGCGAAGTGGGCGAGGAGGCGGATCCAGAAGGCCGCGGCGGACTCGCGGAGGCGGAGGAGGGGCCCTGGGTGGCCCGCCGCTCCGCGGCGGGGCGTTGCGTCATCGCGAGTGCGCGGCGACTCCTGGGTGCTCCGCTCCTTCGATACGGGCATGTGCTGGCGCGGAGCCTCCCGCGCAAGCGGGGCTGGATCATCCGCAATGCCGCCGGCGACCGTCACTTCTTCGGCTCCTTCTCGCGCTCCTGCGGCGGCTGCGTGGAAGGATCGGCGGGTTTGGGCGCTTCACCCTGGAGCGGGCGGGAGATGGTCGTTCGCTCAGGCGTCTTGAGCGTGACGTCCTCGTCTTTGAGGCCGGTGTTGGTCTTGACGTTGCTGAAACGCATGACGGTGACCTCGCCGTCGGCGTCGGTGATCTCGACCAGGCGCCCGATGCCGGTAGTGCCGTCGATGATCACGCGGACCTGGGCCACGTGCTCCTTCAGCGTGTCCTTGATGGGCGTGAGCGCGAGGCCGAGCTCGCCGTCCTTTGCGTTCGCGTCGATGTCCTTCGCGGGAACTTCGGCGATGGTGAAGTGCTCGCGGACGGTCTTGTTGCGGGGCAGGGGCGAGGCCGCGAGTTCGGCCATGCCGCCGGCGACGGGGTAGACCTCGACGGTCTTCTGCTCGGGGTAGTAGATCTTGAGCTCGCTGGCGTCGATGGTCATCGCGGTCGGACGCGGTTTCAACGTGTCCCAGCGGGTGGTGGAGCCCTTGACCTTGACGGTGCCGCTGGAGACGAGCGGCTTTTTCAGCAGCGGCGTGCGCTTCTCCTGCTCGAAGTCGGCGGTGAGGTCCTCGATCTTGGTGACCGTGGCGTCGAGCTCTTCGAGCTTCTTGTCAAAGGAGCTAACGGGTGCCGTGCCGGGCTGAACCGGGTTGGTCCCCTGGGTCGGCCGGGTCGTAGTGGTCGGCTGCGGCTGCGACGGGGCCTGAGCGAGCGCGTGCGCGCCGAGGGCGACTGCGAGAACAGCTGCAGGCAAACGGCGGCTCATGACGCCACCCCCGCGAGGGCGAGCGTGCCGCGGGCGATGCGGCTGTCGCCGACGTGCGCCGTTACGTCAAACTGGCGCAGCGGGCCCATGGTGCGGGTGAGCGCACTACGGAGCACGATCTCGGCGGGCGGGCGGGCGGTGCCGTCGTAGCGCATGTCCACGTGAACGAGGCGGCCGGCGGTCACGCCCGTGCCGTGCAGGCCGACGAGGCCGCTCAGCTGGGCGAGGGCCTCGCTGATGAGCACGCCGGGAACGATGGGATCATCGGGAAAGTGACCTGCGAAGAAGGGCTCGTCGCCGCGGAGCTGCCAGAGGGCTTCGCCACGCTCACCGGCGGAGAGGCTCACCACCCGCGTGAGGAAGCGGAAGGGCGGCCGGTGGGGCAGGCGTTCGAGCACGTCGTCCATGTCAGCCTGCCTCATCATCCTTCACGAAGCCTTCGCGGCCTGCACGAACCCCGCGAGCGTCTGCACGTCCTTGAACGCCTCGCGACCGATCTGGCCGTCGGCGATCTTGATGCCGAACTCCTTCTCGATGCTGGTGACCAGCAACAGCACGTCGAGCGAGTCGAGGTCGAAGTCGCCGCCCACCAGGGGGGTGTCGGGCTGGATATCAACCCCGTCGCCGAGCTTGAGGTCCCGGCGCATGATCGTCTTGATTCGCTCCACAATTGCTGCGTCAGCCATTTGCGGGCATTGTACGCGAAAGCGGCGGGAACGCGGGAAAGGCATCTACCGCGGAGTTGGCGGAGGAGGCGGAGTTTCGCAGAGGAGGAAGGGGGAGAGCCAAGTCAGCTGCAGGCTTTTTCGGCCTCTGCGGCGAGACGGGCGGCTTCCGGGAGCAGCGTGCCCACGAGCTTGACCGAACGGGCCTTCTCGGCGTCGTCATTGAGGAACGCGAGGTTGACCTCGACATTCCAGCGGCTGCCGCGGGCCGTGGCTTCCGCCAGGATTGCGGCGATCGCGAGGTCGCTGCGGAGCTGGCGGTTGGTGATGGGGGCGAGGGTCACGAAGAGCCGCAGCAGGTCGACACACGCGGCCATGACCGCCAGCGGCACCTGCACGGACGCGGCGTTGGCGGCGGGGAGCTGGGCGCGCCGGGGGTCACCCTCGGGCAGCTTCTGCAGCTCGTTGACGAGGCCGTACGCGGCGGCGTCCTCCTCGGCAAGTTCGAGCAGCACCGCGCGAGCGCGCTCCAGAATGAGCGCGGCCTCGGTCAGGCGCGGCTGGTGGTCGGCGAGGTTCTTCTTGCCCAGCGAGTAGGAGACGACCATCTGCGCGAGGGCGGCGCTGAGGGCCCCCACCGCTGACGCCACCGCGCCGCCGCCGGGCGTGGGGGTCTTGGCGGCGGTCTGCTTCAGGAAGTCGGCGATGGTGGTGGAGGCGAAGGGCATGGGCAAGATTACGACGCTGTTACACACTCTTCTCAATCGGCACGCCCACCAGGTTGCCGTACTCGGTCCAGGAGCCGTCGTAGTTCTTGACGTCGGGGAGGCCCAGCAGATACTTGAGCACAAACCACGAGTGGCTGGAGCGTTCGCCGATGCGGCAGTAGGCGATGGTCGGCTTGCCCTCCTGCACGCCAGCCTCCTTGAGGTAGAGCTGCGCGAGCTCCTGGGCGCTCTTGAAAGTGCCGTCCTGGTTCACGGCCTTGCTCCATGGGACGCTCTTGGCGCCGGGGATGTGGCCGCCGCGCTGGGCGGTCTCGGTCATGCCGGGCGGGGCGATGACCTTGCCGGAGAACTCGTCGGGGGAGCGAACATCGATCAGATTGGCGGAACTGCCGTTGACGTTCTGGATGACCTCGGCGATACGGGCGCGGACCTCGGGGTGGGTCTGCACGATCTTGTACGTGGTCTTCTTCGGCGTGGGCTTCTCGTTGGTGAAGGGCTTGTCCTCTTCTGCCAGCCACTTGCTGCGCCCGCCGTTCATCAGGCGGACGTCCTCGTGCCCGTAGTACTTGAGCAGCCAAAGGCCGTACGCGGCGAACCAGTTGTTGTTGTCGCCGTAGAGCACGACCGTGTCCTTCGGTTCGATCCCGCTCTCGGACATCAGCCGCTCGAAGGTGCTGGCGTCGATGATGTCGCGGCTGAGCTGGTCCTGCAGCTGCGTCTGCCAGTTCCAGCCGATAGCGCCGGGGATGTGGCCGACGTCGTACTGCTTGGTGTCAACGTCGATCTCGGCAAGCTTGACCTTGGGGTTGCTCAGGTTGTCACGCACCCAGCTGGTGCTGACGAGGACCTCGGGGTGGGCGTAGTCGTGCATGCCGCAAGGGTACACCCACGCGTGCGGGGAGAAAGGCAGAACACGGAGGGGACGGAGGTGAGACGGAGCGCACAGAGAGGAGACTTGGTGTTGCAGTCGCAAACAGTTCGATTCCTTGATCCGGCTTTTTCACCCTCTGTTCCTCTGTTCTCCTTTGTGGCCTCTGTGTTCCTCCTCCTCTTAGAACAGCTGCATCTGCCCGCCCTCGGCCACGTCTTTTCGGAAGGCGGTCGTGTTGAGTTTGGGGAGGTCCTTGTCGAGGCCGTAGCGTTTGGCGAAGACTTTGAAGGTCTGGCCGACCTGCTGGGCGAAGGGTCCGGTGCCGCGCTGGCGGTTGAACCAGGTGGAGGAGTAGAGCTCGCCGCCGTGCATCTGGCGCACGAGGCTCTCCACGTGCGCGGCCCTCTGCGGAAACTCTCTGCGTAGCCAGTCGAGGAACAGGTCCTTGATCTGGTAAGGGAGGCGGAGCATGACGTAGCCCGCGCCCTGTGCGCCGGCGTCGGCCGCGGCCTTGAGCAGGGCGGGCACCTCCCGGTCGTTGAGGCCCGGGAGCAGGGGCGCGGTCATGACGCGCACGGGGATGCCCGCGCTGGCGAGCTGCTCGACCGCCTCGAGGCGTGCCTTGGGGGAGCTGGCGCGGGGCTCCATCTTGTGGGCGAGGTCGTTGTCGAGGCTGGTGATGGAGATGGCCGCGTGCACGCCGCCCCACGCGTTCATCTCTTTGAGGATGTCGAGATCGCGGGTGATCAGCTTGTTCTTGGTGATGAGGCCTACGGGCTGGCGGAACTCGGCGCAGACCTTGAGGCAC
The sequence above is drawn from the Phycisphaerales bacterium genome and encodes:
- a CDS encoding sulfurtransferase, which produces MHDYAHPEVLVSTSWVRDNLSNPKVKLAEIDVDTKQYDVGHIPGAIGWNWQTQLQDQLSRDIIDASTFERLMSESGIEPKDTVVLYGDNNNWFAAYGLWLLKYYGHEDVRLMNGGRSKWLAEEDKPFTNEKPTPKKTTYKIVQTHPEVRARIAEVIQNVNGSSANLIDVRSPDEFSGKVIAPPGMTETAQRGGHIPGAKSVPWSKAVNQDGTFKSAQELAQLYLKEAGVQEGKPTIAYCRIGERSSHSWFVLKYLLGLPDVKNYDGSWTEYGNLVGVPIEKSV
- a CDS encoding outer membrane lipoprotein carrier protein LolA is translated as MPAAVLAVALGAHALAQAPSQPQPTTTTRPTQGTNPVQPGTAPVSSFDKKLEELDATVTKIEDLTADFEQEKRTPLLKKPLVSSGTVKVKGSTTRWDTLKPRPTAMTIDASELKIYYPEQKTVEVYPVAGGMAELAASPLPRNKTVREHFTIAEVPAKDIDANAKDGELGLALTPIKDTLKEHVAQVRVIIDGTTGIGRLVEITDADGEVTVMRFSNVKTNTGLKDEDVTLKTPERTTISRPLQGEAPKPADPSTQPPQEREKEPKK
- a CDS encoding lysophospholipid acyltransferase family protein, whose protein sequence is MPVSKERSTQESPRTRDDATPRRGAAGHPGPLLRLRESAAAFWIRLLAHFAARAPWFVDLVKPIFVHGTWLASISIRRGTTANARRILGESSSRPERVRLGKAVLANFYEFFAEVGRNSRRTQKEMLVEVESIIGHEKLLAARAAGRGAVIAVAHMGSYEVAAAALKEYEPHINVVFKREPIGAYERLRQELHLRLGVNETPVDEGMGIWFHLRNRLQANDVVLIQADRVMPGQRGVRLPFLGGTLEVPTGPVKLAMAAGSPIIPVFALRVGRRKVRIIIEDPIIAEGGLREAGPGAPPHPALVELTNLIARYVEKHPDQWLLLSPAFVEDQAAARTGQTQERA
- a CDS encoding PA0069 family radical SAM protein, which produces MPPPPEFNPKATRTPLEGEEPLYQDALSQGKVRGRGAQLNPGNRFESVRLHVLGEHLDEQWREREEETGDGGRGIQIKTTPLDDDTRTIINPVDSPDICFKWTVNPYRGCEHGCIYCYARPGHEYLGLSSGLDFETRIFAKPRAPELLRKALKHPRWTGEPIVMSGVTDCYQPMEREREITRACLKVCAEFRQPVGLITKNKLITRDLDILKEMNAWGGVHAAISITSLDNDLAHKMEPRASSPKARLEAVEQLASAGIPVRVMTAPLLPGLNDREVPALLKAAADAGAQGAGYVMLRLPYQIKDLFLDWLRREFPQRAAHVESLVRQMHGGELYSSTWFNRQRGTGPFAQQVGQTFKVFAKRYGLDKDLPKLNTTAFRKDVAEGGQMQLF
- a CDS encoding phosphopantetheine-binding protein, which gives rise to MADAAIVERIKTIMRRDLKLGDGVDIQPDTPLVGGDFDLDSLDVLLLVTSIEKEFGIKIADGQIGREAFKDVQTLAGFVQAAKAS
- a CDS encoding cyclodeaminase/cyclohydrolase family protein yields the protein MPFASTTIADFLKQTAAKTPTPGGGAVASAVGALSAALAQMVVSYSLGKKNLADHQPRLTEAALILERARAVLLELAEEDAAAYGLVNELQKLPEGDPRRAQLPAANAASVQVPLAVMAACVDLLRLFVTLAPITNRQLRSDLAIAAILAEATARGSRWNVEVNLAFLNDDAEKARSVKLVGTLLPEAARLAAEAEKACS
- a CDS encoding 3-hydroxyacyl-ACP dehydratase FabZ family protein, with product MMRQADMDDVLERLPHRPPFRFLTRVVSLSAGERGEALWQLRGDEPFFAGHFPDDPIVPGVLISEALAQLSGLVGLHGTGVTAGRLVHVDMRYDGTARPPAEIVLRSALTRTMGPLRQFDVTAHVGDSRIARGTLALAGVAS